In Pochonia chlamydosporia 170 chromosome 3, whole genome shotgun sequence, the following are encoded in one genomic region:
- a CDS encoding pentatricopeptide repeat protein (similar to Metarhizium acridum CQMa 102 XP_007814674.1), with amino-acid sequence MAGSFLSCRACLLRTIQVAAHGRAAEASALRAAAQLRQHNRSYATASPATASPVDAPKTLQVPNEDQSVAEKKQREKLQRAVNKHLSHMDDQWKIAQHVDQTLAKDRFDEALLLTQQASKDRQVVVSWNHLINYQLEKQKLKYAIKLFNDMKKRGQLPNVQTFTIIFRGCAKSQHPKAAVAEAVKHYNMLMADKRIQPNSTHLNAVLNVCAKAGDLDSMFLIANTANDSTRAPTAYTYTTILNALRHSAMKDIKELPYEQQSANLQKVVDQAKSLWMEVMDKWKQGRIVIDEELVCSMGRVLLLAPKREDKRDVLDLLQQTMNVPNLTKTLGSDPFQDPDMQNIAVKGASKAVTSSKAVYAIPSRNTLALLLKTLASSNLTTVGIKYWNLMVRHYGIVPDNDNWLRMFGMLKVAKASAHAASIITILPDEFLDAKPYQIAMETCVRDNINENAIENSTAILNSMMDRLDVPDIYTLRLYLRVALVSHYRLRTKAQKGDEQGAKREYGIQITTALARLWDPYKKVHYHYFKATPSPTNKKDEGILYNDKREVIALARLMFSAFNKVVNEGMLPEKDLRELRPVGAKINREIQAFYSTREQTEPKLRRTTDAEQVVEDEAPDGAHEGARRQGGDFVWDTTRSWEPVSLRRDRR; translated from the exons ATGGCAGGAAGCTTCCTTTCCTGTCGGGCCTGTCTGCTCAGGACCATCCAAGTGGCTGCTCATGGCCGCGCTGCGGAAGCTTCAGCTCTCAGAGCAGCGGCTCAACTACGCCAACACAACAGATCGTATGCGACTGCGTCACCTGCCACGGCCTCACCCGTCGATGCCCCGAAGACTTTACAAGTACCGAATGAAGACCAGTCTGTCGCTGAGAAGAAACAGCGGGAGAAGCTACAGCGTGCTGTGAATAAGCACCTGAGCCACATGGACGACCAGTGGAAGATTGCGCAACATGTCGACCAGACGCTCGCAAAGGATCGTTTCGACGAAGCTCTACTCCTTACacaacaagcaagcaaagatCGCCAAGTAGTCGTCTCTTGGAACCATCTTATCAACTAccagctggagaagcagaagctgaaatATGCAATCAAGCTATTCAATGAT ATGAAGAAACGTGGCCAATTACCAAATGTCCAAACCTTTaccatcatcttcagagGTTGCGCCAAGTCACAACACCCCAAGGCTGCAGTCGCCGAAGCCGTAAAACACTACAACATGCTCATGGCTGATAAACGCATCCAGCCAAACTCGACACACCTCAATGCCGTCCTAAATGTTTGCGCCAAGGCCGGAGATCtggattcaatgtttctgATTGCCAATACCGCCAATGACTCGACGCGAGCGCCCACGGCATATACATACACCACCATCTTAAATGCCCTGCGGCACAGCGCCATGAAGGACATCAAGGAGCTTCCCTATGAGCAGCAATCTGCAAACCTGCAAAAGGTTGTCGACCAAGCAAAGAGCCTGTGGATGGAAGTCATGGACAAGTGGAAGCAGGGTAGAATCGTCATTGACGAAGAACTAGTATGCTCCATGGGCCGCGTGCTCTTACTTGCCCCCAAGCGGGAGGACAAACGAGACGTTCTAGACCTCCTACAACAGACCATGAACGTGCCCAACTTGACCAAGACACTTGGTTCAGACCCCTTCCAGGATCCGGACATGCAAAATATTGCCGTCAAAGGCGCTTCCAAGGCAGTCACTTCATCAAAGGCCGTGTACGCCATCCCCAGCCGCAACACCCTTGCCCTTCTCCTCAAAACCCTCGCATCCTCCAATCTCACAACAGTGGGCATCAAATACTGGAACCTCATGGTCCGCCATTACGGCATCGTCCCCGACAACGACAACTGGCTCCGCATGTTCGGCATGCTCAAGGTAGCCAAAGCCAGCGCCCACGCagcatccatcatcaccatcctcccCGATGAGTTCCTCGACGCCAAGCCCTACCAAATCGCAATGGAGACCTGCGTACgcgacaacatcaacgaaAACGCCATTGAGAATTCCACAGCAATTCTCAACTCCATGATGGACCGTCTTGACGTTCCTGACATTTACACGCTCCGCCTCTACTTGCGCGTCGCCCTCGTCAGCCACTACCGTCTCCGGACCAAGGCCCAAAAGGGCGACGAACAAGGTGCGAAGCGCGAATACGGCATCCAAATCACCACTGCCCTGGCTCGTCTCTGGGACCCCTACAAGAAAGTCCACTACCACTACTTCAAAGCTACGCCCTccccaaccaacaaaaaAGATGAAGGCATCTTGTACAACGATAAACGAGAAGTGATTGCCCTTGCTCGACTCATGTTCTCCGCATTTAACAAGGTCGTCAACGAGGGCATGCTTCCGGAGAAGGACCTGCGAGAATTGCGACCTGTAGGAGCCAAGATAAACCGGGAAATTCAAGCCTTTTACTCTACCCGTGAGCAGACGGAACCAAAGTTGCGCCGGACGACAGATGCCGAGCAGGTAGTGGAGGATGAGGCCCCGGATGGCGCTCACGAGGGTGCTCGTCGACAGGGGGGTGACTTTGTTTGGGACACAACAAGGTCTTGGGAACCAGTTTCATTGCGACGAGACCGGCGTTGA